From a region of the Candidatus Brocadia sp. genome:
- the cas5c gene encoding type I-C CRISPR-associated protein Cas5c, translated as MISEPVRIRIKGRWACFTRPEFHVERVSYPVITPSAARGILEAILMKPIEKPQSDKRQDKSGFIWRILRIGIVKKGVPFSILRNELKTSKIAFSGKAGQPVNVSDTEESHTQRHSLILKDVEYLIEAVIEVPEEYIKNNGVISVVKYRKIFERRVKSGRCFHRPYLGCREYPCEFEWDENAQVDQTVNDDFGNMFHDFDFSPVWNHWGNKKERPEKWVINGKTIHPIAKAFYAKAEKGWITVSKIISDDGRKKVEAC; from the coding sequence ATGATCAGTGAGCCAGTACGGATTCGTATTAAAGGGCGGTGGGCTTGTTTTACAAGACCCGAATTTCATGTTGAAAGAGTTAGCTACCCGGTCATTACGCCGTCTGCGGCTAGAGGGATACTTGAAGCAATCCTGATGAAGCCAATTGAAAAGCCGCAGTCGGATAAACGTCAAGATAAGTCGGGTTTCATCTGGCGAATTTTAAGGATCGGCATAGTAAAGAAAGGAGTTCCATTTTCAATTTTAAGGAACGAACTTAAAACATCAAAAATTGCATTTTCAGGTAAGGCAGGCCAGCCTGTTAATGTTTCGGATACAGAAGAAAGCCATACTCAGAGGCACAGCTTGATTTTGAAGGATGTTGAATACTTGATTGAAGCGGTCATTGAGGTTCCCGAAGAATATATAAAAAATAACGGCGTTATTTCTGTGGTCAAATACAGAAAGATATTTGAAAGACGTGTTAAGTCCGGCAGATGTTTTCACAGACCTTATTTGGGTTGCCGTGAATATCCGTGCGAATTCGAATGGGATGAAAATGCACAGGTGGATCAAACAGTCAACGATGACTTTGGCAATATGTTTCATGATTTTGATTTTTCTCCCGTTTGGAATCATTGGGGCAATAAAAAAGAACGACCTGAGAAGTGGGTAATAAATGGTAAAACAATTCATCCTATTGCTAAAGCTTTTTATGCTAAGGCGGAGAAAGGATGGATTACAGTTTCCAAAATTATCTCAGATGACGGAAGAAAGAAGGTAGAAGCATGTTAG
- the cas3 gene encoding CRISPR-associated helicase Cas3': MEEQQYFAHKKHLLSKHLKDVGTKASDFASAFDASLHGKIAGLLHDLGKVEAEFQQRLESDDKQVKNKKPHAHHGAMIALKKDAWPIAFAINGHHSGLHNRSDVSKRKNDYLNKAEAASNLLHTSDQNWVCPDIAEILPKWLQDLEFDPTKTSEGWFAAEFFTRMLFSALIDADRLDTEAFEKMNDPSLELRKWPEFKSDDLVQKLKKELHARMEQAVKEQKASQEVLKVRNEVGRLAEQAARNERGLFSMSVPTGGGKTLASLLFALMHAKFHNDKIAPDDSKRFKRIIVVIPYLSIIEQTVSEFVKIFGEDMILEHHSQVDEKNASDYKKEKEDGEIDFKAKRRRMAAENWDSPIIVTTSVQFFDSLFSRKPAQVRKLHNICQSVIIFDEVQTLPPLLLQPILNVLNELTNPNRPYKCSAVFCTATQPALSKTEDLPCGIEGLVPIIPKETARGHFNVLKRTDYNWQDEKKSWDNIANEMLNAPMKQALAVVNTRPNARSLHEAAKNVIGQGSDYLFHLSTWMMPSHRRTVLDEVKNRIKNHQPCILVSTQCIEAGVDVDFPEVWRAFGPYDSIVQAAGRCNRNGKLDRGKVHVFIPSDKGLSKGLYFTATKQTELLRKMNLADPENPETFEHYFRLLYQLSVPDECGIQKARAEFRFEEVDKLFNFIDEKTIPVLILRERIGDKEHDTEAKQVYDIAQKRGFFLRDDWRTLQKYMMNLPYHYLSTSPYRENIISVFDDKLNLYLWNGIYRGGICGYGLEFNGLTIEEMTQ; the protein is encoded by the coding sequence ATGGAGGAGCAACAATATTTTGCACATAAAAAACACCTATTATCCAAACACTTGAAAGATGTAGGGACAAAAGCATCTGATTTTGCCAGTGCATTTGATGCATCTTTGCATGGGAAAATAGCAGGTTTATTGCATGACTTGGGAAAAGTAGAAGCAGAATTTCAGCAACGATTAGAGAGCGATGATAAGCAGGTGAAAAATAAGAAACCACATGCCCATCATGGAGCAATGATCGCATTAAAAAAAGATGCATGGCCAATAGCTTTTGCAATAAATGGCCATCACTCAGGGCTTCATAATCGGAGTGATGTAAGCAAAAGAAAAAATGACTATCTGAATAAGGCTGAAGCAGCATCTAATCTGCTTCATACCTCAGATCAGAATTGGGTTTGTCCTGACATTGCCGAAATCCTGCCGAAATGGCTGCAGGATTTGGAATTTGATCCCACCAAAACCTCTGAGGGCTGGTTTGCAGCAGAGTTTTTTACTCGTATGCTTTTCAGCGCTTTGATTGATGCCGACCGGTTAGATACCGAAGCATTTGAAAAAATGAACGATCCATCACTTGAACTGCGGAAATGGCCGGAATTTAAGTCGGATGATTTGGTTCAGAAACTAAAAAAAGAACTTCATGCACGCATGGAACAAGCAGTTAAGGAACAGAAAGCCTCCCAAGAGGTCTTGAAGGTCAGAAATGAAGTAGGACGACTTGCCGAACAGGCAGCTCGGAACGAGCGAGGATTATTCTCAATGAGTGTTCCGACAGGCGGTGGAAAAACCCTTGCATCACTTCTGTTCGCGTTGATGCATGCAAAATTCCATAATGATAAGATTGCGCCAGATGATTCTAAACGTTTCAAACGAATTATTGTCGTGATCCCATATCTCAGCATTATTGAGCAGACTGTAAGCGAATTTGTAAAAATATTCGGCGAAGACATGATACTTGAGCATCATTCTCAGGTTGACGAAAAAAATGCGTCTGATTACAAAAAAGAAAAGGAAGATGGCGAGATAGATTTTAAAGCGAAGCGAAGGCGAATGGCTGCTGAAAATTGGGACTCACCCATTATTGTTACGACTAGCGTTCAGTTTTTCGATTCTTTATTTTCAAGAAAACCGGCACAAGTTAGAAAACTCCATAATATCTGTCAATCAGTCATTATCTTTGATGAGGTGCAAACACTGCCGCCACTGTTACTGCAGCCCATTTTAAACGTGTTGAACGAATTAACGAATCCGAATCGTCCCTATAAATGTTCCGCGGTATTTTGCACTGCAACTCAACCCGCTTTAAGTAAGACAGAAGACTTGCCTTGTGGGATTGAGGGTTTAGTTCCTATTATCCCCAAAGAAACGGCAAGAGGCCACTTTAATGTTTTAAAACGAACTGATTATAATTGGCAAGACGAGAAAAAGTCCTGGGATAATATTGCAAACGAAATGCTCAATGCCCCTATGAAGCAAGCATTGGCTGTCGTCAACACAAGACCCAATGCGCGCTCTTTACATGAAGCCGCTAAAAATGTAATTGGGCAGGGCAGTGATTATCTTTTTCATCTTTCGACATGGATGATGCCGTCTCACAGAAGAACTGTTTTAGATGAGGTTAAAAATAGGATTAAAAATCATCAGCCGTGTATCTTGGTAAGCACACAGTGTATTGAGGCCGGAGTAGATGTGGATTTTCCTGAGGTCTGGCGGGCTTTTGGCCCGTATGATTCTATCGTTCAGGCCGCAGGCAGGTGCAACCGTAATGGCAAACTTGACAGAGGGAAGGTTCATGTATTTATTCCTTCTGATAAAGGACTCTCCAAGGGTTTATATTTTACAGCGACCAAACAAACAGAGCTTCTGAGGAAAATGAATCTTGCCGATCCTGAAAATCCTGAAACCTTTGAACATTATTTTCGGCTTCTCTATCAGTTAAGCGTTCCTGATGAGTGTGGCATACAAAAGGCCCGTGCAGAATTTCGCTTTGAAGAAGTGGACAAACTCTTTAATTTCATAGATGAGAAGACCATTCCGGTTTTAATACTTCGTGAAAGAATTGGAGACAAAGAACATGATACAGAGGCAAAACAAGTTTATGATATTGCACAGAAACGAGGCTTTTTCCTGAGAGATGATTGGCGGACTCTGCAAAAATATATGATGAATTTGCCGTATCATTATCTTTCAACTTCTCCTTATAGGGAAAATATCATTTCTGTCTTTGATGATAAGCTCAATCTTTATTTATGGAATGGAATTTATCGCGGAGGAATCTGCGGATACGGATTGGAATTTAACGGTTTAACTATAGAGGAGATGACACAATGA